TGCCTTCGCGCTACGAGCCCTGCGGTCTCAACCAGATCTACAGCCTGAAATACGGCACCGTGCCGGTGGTGCGGGCCACCGGCGGCTTGGACGACACCATCGAGAACTGGGACCCGCACGCTCGCAAGGGAACCGGCTTCAAGTTCAGCGAGTACAGCGGGGAAGCGCTGCTGGCTACCATCCGCATGGCCCTGCAGGCATATCGCGATCAGGGAAACTGGCGCGCCCTGATGCGCAACGGCATGAACAGGGATTTCTCCTGGACCGCCTCAGCCAGAGAGTATGTGAAGGTCTATGACCGCGTGCGGCAGTTGCGCAGTGTCACCGTGGCGTAACTGAAACTGAAACTCGAAACTGTTCCTACGCTTGCGGAAACTTCGCCGCGTCCAGGGGCTCGAATTCTTCGATCAAGGCGGCGACGCCGTATTCGGTGCCGCCTTTGTTCTCCACCCGCAGCACGCGGCACTTGCAGCGGATCCAATCTTCCTGGCCGGGCATGATGCCCTGCGGCAGAGGCAACACCATTTCCAGCGTCGAGCCCTCGGCGACCCTGTTTTGCAGGTACAGGAACACCCCGCGCATGCTGACGTCATGCAGCTGCGCCTGCGCGTCCTTGATTGCCCCGTTCAGCACCTTGACCGCTATCGTGTCGTCCGTCCTGACTCGCTGTCTTGACCGCTTTTCCGAGTGTGGCTTCGCCATAGTTCCGTCCAACGCGCAAATTACTGCCAATACCTGGGCAGGGCAAGCGAAAATCAGCCTTAGAACTTCCGTGGGTAATGTCCGATTCTGATTGGCATCCGTGCGCATCGGTCGCGGTTATGTCTGGTCATCCTCGCGGCAATTCCGGTGTACTTGGTGTTCAGGAGCAAGCTAATTCCCCGGTTGACTGCGTTGCTAAGAAAAGCAACACTAACCTTCATCCCGAGCAAGTAGGGATAACGGGAGCCGACGGCCAATCGTGGACCAATCGTCAACCAAACCTGCGGGAGCGACCGGCGGTTCGCCGCTGCTTTCCCTGGCGCTGGCCAGCATGGCGGCGCTATTCCTCGAAATTGTCCTCATTCGTTGGATCAGCACCGAAGTGCGCGTCTTCGCGTTCGTGCAAAACCTATCGCTGATCGCCTGCTTCCTTGGCTTCGGCGTGGGATGTTACCGCAGCGCGCGCCGCGTTACTCTTTTGCCGACGCTGATTGCCATAGCGTGTCTGCTGCTGCTGGTTAACCTGCCGGAGCGGCACTGGTCGCTGCTGCTGCAAGAAATTTCCAACCTGTTGGCGATGAGTCCGGACGCGGCGTTGTGGGGCTTCAACCATCCCTATTCGGTGCCCATGCTTCCGCTAATGTCGGCGCTTGCCGTGCTGGTGATGACGGTGCTGCTGGCTCTTCTGGTCCTGGCCATGGTGCCTCTCGGACAGTGGGTTGGCTCTCGCCTGGACGCGTGCAGCAACAGTATTGCGGCGTACTCGGCCAATCTCGGCGGCAGCATCGTGGGATTGTGGCTGTTGCCCGCTTTGGCGCTTTTCTGGCTGCCGCCGGTGTATTGGTTTCTTGCCGCGGTGGTTTTGATGCTGCTGGTGGACCATAGCCGGCTCACCTTGATTGGCGGATTCCTGATCATGGTGCCGGCTCTGATCATGGTGGTGGTGCTGGGTCTCCCGAATACCTTCTGGTCGCCCTACCAGAAACTTTCGTTGCTGCGGCTGTCCGGCACGCAGTACCTCATTCAGGTGAACAATTCCTCCTACATGCAGATCGCGGACGCCGGTCCGGAACTGCGGGCGCAATTTCCGGCGTATGCAGCGGCGGTGACCAACAGTTCCTATGACGCCGCTTTTCGATTTGCCGCGCACCGCGATCGGGTCCTGGTGGTGGGAGCGGGGGCAGGCAACGACGCCGC
This genomic stretch from Terriglobia bacterium harbors:
- a CDS encoding PilZ domain-containing protein, with product MAKPHSEKRSRQRVRTDDTIAVKVLNGAIKDAQAQLHDVSMRGVFLYLQNRVAEGSTLEMVLPLPQGIMPGQEDWIRCKCRVLRVENKGGTEYGVAALIEEFEPLDAAKFPQA